In Tripterygium wilfordii isolate XIE 37 chromosome 23, ASM1340144v1, whole genome shotgun sequence, one genomic interval encodes:
- the LOC119993562 gene encoding carboxypeptidase SOL1 isoform X3, whose protein sequence is MKEKLLIPSLIFLSLSFSTLLSSAVARGGERTSLPSGFGNGINLASGRHLFENKQSHIGVDKTQGYMTNNDLEKAVKEFGRRCSNISRVYRGYSNGLSLISIGMSVNGFPLWVIEISDKPGEEEAEPAFKFIGNVHGDEPVGRELLIILANWICDNYLKDPLARLIVENVHLHILPSMNPDGYALRRRGNANNIDLNRDFPDQFFPMNEEVDARQPETRAIMNWLKQIRFTASASLHGGALVANYPWDGTHDKRKNYYGCPDDDAFRFMASLYSHSHRNMSLSKEFPGGITNGAYWYPIYGGMQDWNYIHAGCFELTLEISDNKWPNASELTTIWDYNKMSLLNLVASLAKTGIHGRIFSSDNGRPLPGSIMIKGINYTVQAGRTFSDYHRLLAPGERYEVMVNVPGYKSKTTHIWLGEEAATVDFILDPDVITNVPVRSICDCSYCYKSGVEYSLGLHFGVYFIVIVFLALIYLLVNRRMKFNLFKHGQLTKRLATV, encoded by the exons ATGAAGGAGAAGCTCTTAATACCGTCTCTCATCTTCCTCTCTCTGTCTTTCTCCACTCTCCTTTCCTCCGCCGTCGCCAGGGGTGGCGAACGTACCTCTCTCCCCTCAG GATTCGGAAATGGTATTAATCTGGCTTCTGGGAGGCATTTATTCGAGAACAAACAGTCTCATATTGG TGTCGATAAAACTCAAGGGTACATGACCAATAATGATTTAGAGAAGGCTGTGAAAGAATTCGGGAGAAGATGCAGTAACATTTCTAGGGTATACAG GGGATACTCAAATGGTTTATCACTTATCAGTATTGGGATGAGTGTGAATGGATTTCCCCTG TGGGTGATAGAGATATCTGACAAGCCTGGTGAGGAAGAAGCTGAACCGGCATTCAAG TTCATAGGAAATGTCCATGGAGATGAACCTGTGGGCCGTGAGCTTCTTATAATCCTTGCAAATTGGATATGTGACAACTATCTGAAGGATCCTTTG GCGCGATTGATTGTTGAGAATGTTCATCTTCACATTCTTCCGTCAATGAACCCTGATGGTTATGCGCTAAGAAGGCGTGGTAATGCAAATAATATTGATCTAAATCGAGATTTTCCTGACCAG TTCTTTCCTATGAATGAAGAAGTGGATGCACGGCAACCTGAAACAAGGGCGATTATGAATTGGTTGAAACAGATACGCTTCACAGCATCGGCCAGTTTGCATGGG GGTGCACTTGTTGCAAATTACCCATGGGATGGCACACATGATAAAAG GAAAAATTACTATGGATGTCCTGATGATGATGCATTCCGGTTCATGGCAAGTTTGTACAGTCACTCTCACCGTAACATGTCTTTGAGCAAGGAATTTCCAGGAGGAATTACAAATGGAGCCTACTG GTACCCTATATATGGTGGCATGCAAGATTGGAATTATATACATGCTGGGTGTTTTGAATTGACCTTGGAGATTAGTGACAACAAATGGCCTAATGCCAGCGAG CTTACAACTATTTGGGATTACAACAAAATGAGTTTGCTAAACTTAGTTGCCAGCCTTGCGAAG ACAGGAATACATGGAAGAATCTTTTCATCTGATAATGGAAGGCCATTACCCGGCTCTATCATGATTAAGGGAATCAATTACACG GTTCAAGCTGGTAGAACATTTTCTGACTACCATCGCCTGCTTGCACCTGGAGAAAGATACGAAG TTATGGTCAATGTGCCTGGATATAAATCAAAAACCACACATATTTGGTTGGGAGAAGAAGCCGCGACAGTAGATTTCATTCTTGATCCAGACGTCATAACCAATGTTCCTGTAAGAAGTATTTGTGATTGCAGCTATTGCTATAAAAGTGGAGTAGAATACTCGTTGGGGCTTCACTttggagtttatttcattgtGATTGTTTTCTTAGCACTCATTTACCTGTTAGTAAACAGGAGAAtgaaattcaacctttttaagCATGGACAGCTGACAAAAAGGTTGGCTACGGTATGA
- the LOC119993562 gene encoding carboxypeptidase SOL1 isoform X5, which translates to MKEKLLIPSLIFLSLSFSTLLSSAVARGGERTSLPSGFGNGINLASGRHLFENKQSHIGVDKTQGYMTNNDLEKAVKEFGRRCSNISRVYSIGMSVNGFPLWVIEISDKPGEEEAEPAFKFIGNVHGDEPVGRELLIILANWICDNYLKDPLARLIVENVHLHILPSMNPDGYALRRRGNANNIDLNRDFPDQFFPMNEEVDARQPETRAIMNWLKQIRFTASASLHGGALVANYPWDGTHDKRKNYYGCPDDDAFRFMASLYSHSHRNMSLSKEFPGGITNGAYWYPIYGGMQDWNYIHAGCFELTLEISDNKWPNASELTTIWDYNKMSLLNLVASLAKTGIHGRIFSSDNGRPLPGSIMIKGINYTVQAGRTFSDYHRLLAPGERYEVMVNVPGYKSKTTHIWLGEEAATVDFILDPDVITNVPVRSICDCSYCYKSGVEYSLGLHFGVYFIVIVFLALIYLLVNRRMKFNLFKHGQLTKRLATV; encoded by the exons ATGAAGGAGAAGCTCTTAATACCGTCTCTCATCTTCCTCTCTCTGTCTTTCTCCACTCTCCTTTCCTCCGCCGTCGCCAGGGGTGGCGAACGTACCTCTCTCCCCTCAG GATTCGGAAATGGTATTAATCTGGCTTCTGGGAGGCATTTATTCGAGAACAAACAGTCTCATATTGG TGTCGATAAAACTCAAGGGTACATGACCAATAATGATTTAGAGAAGGCTGTGAAAGAATTCGGGAGAAGATGCAGTAACATTTCTAGGGTATACAG TATTGGGATGAGTGTGAATGGATTTCCCCTG TGGGTGATAGAGATATCTGACAAGCCTGGTGAGGAAGAAGCTGAACCGGCATTCAAG TTCATAGGAAATGTCCATGGAGATGAACCTGTGGGCCGTGAGCTTCTTATAATCCTTGCAAATTGGATATGTGACAACTATCTGAAGGATCCTTTG GCGCGATTGATTGTTGAGAATGTTCATCTTCACATTCTTCCGTCAATGAACCCTGATGGTTATGCGCTAAGAAGGCGTGGTAATGCAAATAATATTGATCTAAATCGAGATTTTCCTGACCAG TTCTTTCCTATGAATGAAGAAGTGGATGCACGGCAACCTGAAACAAGGGCGATTATGAATTGGTTGAAACAGATACGCTTCACAGCATCGGCCAGTTTGCATGGG GGTGCACTTGTTGCAAATTACCCATGGGATGGCACACATGATAAAAG GAAAAATTACTATGGATGTCCTGATGATGATGCATTCCGGTTCATGGCAAGTTTGTACAGTCACTCTCACCGTAACATGTCTTTGAGCAAGGAATTTCCAGGAGGAATTACAAATGGAGCCTACTG GTACCCTATATATGGTGGCATGCAAGATTGGAATTATATACATGCTGGGTGTTTTGAATTGACCTTGGAGATTAGTGACAACAAATGGCCTAATGCCAGCGAG CTTACAACTATTTGGGATTACAACAAAATGAGTTTGCTAAACTTAGTTGCCAGCCTTGCGAAG ACAGGAATACATGGAAGAATCTTTTCATCTGATAATGGAAGGCCATTACCCGGCTCTATCATGATTAAGGGAATCAATTACACG GTTCAAGCTGGTAGAACATTTTCTGACTACCATCGCCTGCTTGCACCTGGAGAAAGATACGAAG TTATGGTCAATGTGCCTGGATATAAATCAAAAACCACACATATTTGGTTGGGAGAAGAAGCCGCGACAGTAGATTTCATTCTTGATCCAGACGTCATAACCAATGTTCCTGTAAGAAGTATTTGTGATTGCAGCTATTGCTATAAAAGTGGAGTAGAATACTCGTTGGGGCTTCACTttggagtttatttcattgtGATTGTTTTCTTAGCACTCATTTACCTGTTAGTAAACAGGAGAAtgaaattcaacctttttaagCATGGACAGCTGACAAAAAGGTTGGCTACGGTATGA
- the LOC119993562 gene encoding carboxypeptidase SOL1 isoform X1 has protein sequence MKEKLLIPSLIFLSLSFSTLLSSAVARGGERTSLPSGFGNGINLASGRHLFENKQSHIGVDKTQGYMTNNDLEKAVKEFGRRCSNISRVYRGYSNGLSLISIGMSVNGFPLWVIEISDKPGEEEAEPAFKFIGNVHGDEPVGRELLIILANWICDNYLKDPLARLIVENVHLHILPSMNPDGYALRRRGNANNIDLNRDFPDQKPFTNLECQFFPMNEEVDARQPETRAIMNWLKQIRFTASASLHGGALVANYPWDGTHDKRKNYYGCPDDDAFRFMASLYSHSHRNMSLSKEFPGGITNGAYWYPIYGGMQDWNYIHAGCFELTLEISDNKWPNASELTTIWDYNKMSLLNLVASLAKTGIHGRIFSSDNGRPLPGSIMIKGINYTVQAGRTFSDYHRLLAPGERYEVMVNVPGYKSKTTHIWLGEEAATVDFILDPDVITNVPVRSICDCSYCYKSGVEYSLGLHFGVYFIVIVFLALIYLLVNRRMKFNLFKHGQLTKRLATV, from the exons ATGAAGGAGAAGCTCTTAATACCGTCTCTCATCTTCCTCTCTCTGTCTTTCTCCACTCTCCTTTCCTCCGCCGTCGCCAGGGGTGGCGAACGTACCTCTCTCCCCTCAG GATTCGGAAATGGTATTAATCTGGCTTCTGGGAGGCATTTATTCGAGAACAAACAGTCTCATATTGG TGTCGATAAAACTCAAGGGTACATGACCAATAATGATTTAGAGAAGGCTGTGAAAGAATTCGGGAGAAGATGCAGTAACATTTCTAGGGTATACAG GGGATACTCAAATGGTTTATCACTTATCAGTATTGGGATGAGTGTGAATGGATTTCCCCTG TGGGTGATAGAGATATCTGACAAGCCTGGTGAGGAAGAAGCTGAACCGGCATTCAAG TTCATAGGAAATGTCCATGGAGATGAACCTGTGGGCCGTGAGCTTCTTATAATCCTTGCAAATTGGATATGTGACAACTATCTGAAGGATCCTTTG GCGCGATTGATTGTTGAGAATGTTCATCTTCACATTCTTCCGTCAATGAACCCTGATGGTTATGCGCTAAGAAGGCGTGGTAATGCAAATAATATTGATCTAAATCGAGATTTTCCTGACCAG AAGCCATTTACTAACTTGGAATGTCAGTTCTTTCCTATGAATGAAGAAGTGGATGCACGGCAACCTGAAACAAGGGCGATTATGAATTGGTTGAAACAGATACGCTTCACAGCATCGGCCAGTTTGCATGGG GGTGCACTTGTTGCAAATTACCCATGGGATGGCACACATGATAAAAG GAAAAATTACTATGGATGTCCTGATGATGATGCATTCCGGTTCATGGCAAGTTTGTACAGTCACTCTCACCGTAACATGTCTTTGAGCAAGGAATTTCCAGGAGGAATTACAAATGGAGCCTACTG GTACCCTATATATGGTGGCATGCAAGATTGGAATTATATACATGCTGGGTGTTTTGAATTGACCTTGGAGATTAGTGACAACAAATGGCCTAATGCCAGCGAG CTTACAACTATTTGGGATTACAACAAAATGAGTTTGCTAAACTTAGTTGCCAGCCTTGCGAAG ACAGGAATACATGGAAGAATCTTTTCATCTGATAATGGAAGGCCATTACCCGGCTCTATCATGATTAAGGGAATCAATTACACG GTTCAAGCTGGTAGAACATTTTCTGACTACCATCGCCTGCTTGCACCTGGAGAAAGATACGAAG TTATGGTCAATGTGCCTGGATATAAATCAAAAACCACACATATTTGGTTGGGAGAAGAAGCCGCGACAGTAGATTTCATTCTTGATCCAGACGTCATAACCAATGTTCCTGTAAGAAGTATTTGTGATTGCAGCTATTGCTATAAAAGTGGAGTAGAATACTCGTTGGGGCTTCACTttggagtttatttcattgtGATTGTTTTCTTAGCACTCATTTACCTGTTAGTAAACAGGAGAAtgaaattcaacctttttaagCATGGACAGCTGACAAAAAGGTTGGCTACGGTATGA
- the LOC119993562 gene encoding carboxypeptidase SOL1 isoform X2, with amino-acid sequence MKEKLLIPSLIFLSLSFSTLLSSAVARGGERFGNGINLASGRHLFENKQSHIGVDKTQGYMTNNDLEKAVKEFGRRCSNISRVYRGYSNGLSLISIGMSVNGFPLWVIEISDKPGEEEAEPAFKFIGNVHGDEPVGRELLIILANWICDNYLKDPLARLIVENVHLHILPSMNPDGYALRRRGNANNIDLNRDFPDQKPFTNLECQFFPMNEEVDARQPETRAIMNWLKQIRFTASASLHGGALVANYPWDGTHDKRKNYYGCPDDDAFRFMASLYSHSHRNMSLSKEFPGGITNGAYWYPIYGGMQDWNYIHAGCFELTLEISDNKWPNASELTTIWDYNKMSLLNLVASLAKTGIHGRIFSSDNGRPLPGSIMIKGINYTVQAGRTFSDYHRLLAPGERYEVMVNVPGYKSKTTHIWLGEEAATVDFILDPDVITNVPVRSICDCSYCYKSGVEYSLGLHFGVYFIVIVFLALIYLLVNRRMKFNLFKHGQLTKRLATV; translated from the exons ATGAAGGAGAAGCTCTTAATACCGTCTCTCATCTTCCTCTCTCTGTCTTTCTCCACTCTCCTTTCCTCCGCCGTCGCCAGGGGTGGCGAAC GATTCGGAAATGGTATTAATCTGGCTTCTGGGAGGCATTTATTCGAGAACAAACAGTCTCATATTGG TGTCGATAAAACTCAAGGGTACATGACCAATAATGATTTAGAGAAGGCTGTGAAAGAATTCGGGAGAAGATGCAGTAACATTTCTAGGGTATACAG GGGATACTCAAATGGTTTATCACTTATCAGTATTGGGATGAGTGTGAATGGATTTCCCCTG TGGGTGATAGAGATATCTGACAAGCCTGGTGAGGAAGAAGCTGAACCGGCATTCAAG TTCATAGGAAATGTCCATGGAGATGAACCTGTGGGCCGTGAGCTTCTTATAATCCTTGCAAATTGGATATGTGACAACTATCTGAAGGATCCTTTG GCGCGATTGATTGTTGAGAATGTTCATCTTCACATTCTTCCGTCAATGAACCCTGATGGTTATGCGCTAAGAAGGCGTGGTAATGCAAATAATATTGATCTAAATCGAGATTTTCCTGACCAG AAGCCATTTACTAACTTGGAATGTCAGTTCTTTCCTATGAATGAAGAAGTGGATGCACGGCAACCTGAAACAAGGGCGATTATGAATTGGTTGAAACAGATACGCTTCACAGCATCGGCCAGTTTGCATGGG GGTGCACTTGTTGCAAATTACCCATGGGATGGCACACATGATAAAAG GAAAAATTACTATGGATGTCCTGATGATGATGCATTCCGGTTCATGGCAAGTTTGTACAGTCACTCTCACCGTAACATGTCTTTGAGCAAGGAATTTCCAGGAGGAATTACAAATGGAGCCTACTG GTACCCTATATATGGTGGCATGCAAGATTGGAATTATATACATGCTGGGTGTTTTGAATTGACCTTGGAGATTAGTGACAACAAATGGCCTAATGCCAGCGAG CTTACAACTATTTGGGATTACAACAAAATGAGTTTGCTAAACTTAGTTGCCAGCCTTGCGAAG ACAGGAATACATGGAAGAATCTTTTCATCTGATAATGGAAGGCCATTACCCGGCTCTATCATGATTAAGGGAATCAATTACACG GTTCAAGCTGGTAGAACATTTTCTGACTACCATCGCCTGCTTGCACCTGGAGAAAGATACGAAG TTATGGTCAATGTGCCTGGATATAAATCAAAAACCACACATATTTGGTTGGGAGAAGAAGCCGCGACAGTAGATTTCATTCTTGATCCAGACGTCATAACCAATGTTCCTGTAAGAAGTATTTGTGATTGCAGCTATTGCTATAAAAGTGGAGTAGAATACTCGTTGGGGCTTCACTttggagtttatttcattgtGATTGTTTTCTTAGCACTCATTTACCTGTTAGTAAACAGGAGAAtgaaattcaacctttttaagCATGGACAGCTGACAAAAAGGTTGGCTACGGTATGA
- the LOC119993562 gene encoding carboxypeptidase SOL1 isoform X4 yields the protein MKEKLLIPSLIFLSLSFSTLLSSAVARGGERTSLPSGFGNGINLASGRHLFENKQSHIGVDKTQGYMTNNDLEKAVKEFGRRCSNISRVYSIGMSVNGFPLWVIEISDKPGEEEAEPAFKFIGNVHGDEPVGRELLIILANWICDNYLKDPLARLIVENVHLHILPSMNPDGYALRRRGNANNIDLNRDFPDQKPFTNLECQFFPMNEEVDARQPETRAIMNWLKQIRFTASASLHGGALVANYPWDGTHDKRKNYYGCPDDDAFRFMASLYSHSHRNMSLSKEFPGGITNGAYWYPIYGGMQDWNYIHAGCFELTLEISDNKWPNASELTTIWDYNKMSLLNLVASLAKTGIHGRIFSSDNGRPLPGSIMIKGINYTVQAGRTFSDYHRLLAPGERYEVMVNVPGYKSKTTHIWLGEEAATVDFILDPDVITNVPVRSICDCSYCYKSGVEYSLGLHFGVYFIVIVFLALIYLLVNRRMKFNLFKHGQLTKRLATV from the exons ATGAAGGAGAAGCTCTTAATACCGTCTCTCATCTTCCTCTCTCTGTCTTTCTCCACTCTCCTTTCCTCCGCCGTCGCCAGGGGTGGCGAACGTACCTCTCTCCCCTCAG GATTCGGAAATGGTATTAATCTGGCTTCTGGGAGGCATTTATTCGAGAACAAACAGTCTCATATTGG TGTCGATAAAACTCAAGGGTACATGACCAATAATGATTTAGAGAAGGCTGTGAAAGAATTCGGGAGAAGATGCAGTAACATTTCTAGGGTATACAG TATTGGGATGAGTGTGAATGGATTTCCCCTG TGGGTGATAGAGATATCTGACAAGCCTGGTGAGGAAGAAGCTGAACCGGCATTCAAG TTCATAGGAAATGTCCATGGAGATGAACCTGTGGGCCGTGAGCTTCTTATAATCCTTGCAAATTGGATATGTGACAACTATCTGAAGGATCCTTTG GCGCGATTGATTGTTGAGAATGTTCATCTTCACATTCTTCCGTCAATGAACCCTGATGGTTATGCGCTAAGAAGGCGTGGTAATGCAAATAATATTGATCTAAATCGAGATTTTCCTGACCAG AAGCCATTTACTAACTTGGAATGTCAGTTCTTTCCTATGAATGAAGAAGTGGATGCACGGCAACCTGAAACAAGGGCGATTATGAATTGGTTGAAACAGATACGCTTCACAGCATCGGCCAGTTTGCATGGG GGTGCACTTGTTGCAAATTACCCATGGGATGGCACACATGATAAAAG GAAAAATTACTATGGATGTCCTGATGATGATGCATTCCGGTTCATGGCAAGTTTGTACAGTCACTCTCACCGTAACATGTCTTTGAGCAAGGAATTTCCAGGAGGAATTACAAATGGAGCCTACTG GTACCCTATATATGGTGGCATGCAAGATTGGAATTATATACATGCTGGGTGTTTTGAATTGACCTTGGAGATTAGTGACAACAAATGGCCTAATGCCAGCGAG CTTACAACTATTTGGGATTACAACAAAATGAGTTTGCTAAACTTAGTTGCCAGCCTTGCGAAG ACAGGAATACATGGAAGAATCTTTTCATCTGATAATGGAAGGCCATTACCCGGCTCTATCATGATTAAGGGAATCAATTACACG GTTCAAGCTGGTAGAACATTTTCTGACTACCATCGCCTGCTTGCACCTGGAGAAAGATACGAAG TTATGGTCAATGTGCCTGGATATAAATCAAAAACCACACATATTTGGTTGGGAGAAGAAGCCGCGACAGTAGATTTCATTCTTGATCCAGACGTCATAACCAATGTTCCTGTAAGAAGTATTTGTGATTGCAGCTATTGCTATAAAAGTGGAGTAGAATACTCGTTGGGGCTTCACTttggagtttatttcattgtGATTGTTTTCTTAGCACTCATTTACCTGTTAGTAAACAGGAGAAtgaaattcaacctttttaagCATGGACAGCTGACAAAAAGGTTGGCTACGGTATGA
- the LOC119992549 gene encoding tryptophan aminotransferase-related protein 4-like — translation MDSPWQIVRYHALFFPFLIWERCFLLEVWPRKRGQLCNIITNQTIIVEPREKKTILVEEEEEEEAAKMDKNLSSKYMVCLVTSIILNILAIINVYVGDGWDLSWTKRAATEAEAVAAIYCSGHGRAYMDGLVLDGNLPVCECNSCYGGPDCSQFNPTCIADADGGDPYFLEPFWMQNAASSALVVAGWHRMGYTYHDKSFISAELERHIRKLHAIVGNAVTDGRRILFGAGSSQLLIAAVYALSPVNSSSPAARVVVSTPYYQLYKMQAEVFNSVEFKFEGDTSLWMNNSDPNVNFIEFVTAPNNPDGKLNEAVLHSSYAKAIHDRAYYWPHFTGIPAPADDDLMIFTISKLTGHAGSRFGWAMVKDRAVYERMVQYMQINTMGVSRDSQLRTLKLLRVVLEREARDLFDFGYKTMSSRWETLSKTISMSKRFSLQEIRPENCTYFDRIREASPGYAWLKCERNEEKNCYRVLKAGNITGRAGKVFGAEDRYVRLSLLRSQDDFDVMLHHLNKLVLEEGGSKTM, via the exons ATGGATAGTCCATGGCAGATTGTCAGATACCATGctctttttttcccatttttaaTATGGGAAAGATGCTTTCTTTTGGAGGTATGGCCCAGAAAAAGAGGTCAACTATGTAACATCATCACCAACCAAACCATTATTGTGGAacccagggaaaaaaaaaccattcttgttgaagaagaagaagaagaagaagcagcaaaAATGGATAAGAATTTAAGCTCCAAGTATATGGTATGCCTGGTGACTTCCATAATTCTGAACATTTTGGCAATTATTAATGTATATGTGGGTGATGGTTGGGATCTGTCATGGACCAAAAGAGCTGCAACTGAAGCAGAGGCTGTGGCAGCTATCTACTGCTCAGGCCATGGAAGAGCCTACATGGATGGCTTGGTTCTTGATGGAAATCTCCCTGTTTGTGAGTGCAACTCTTGCTATGGAGGCCCTGATTGCTCTCAATTCAACCCTACTTGTATTGCGGATGCTGATgg TGGGGATCCCTATTTTTTGGAGCCCTTCTGGATGCAGAATGCAGCCAGTAGTGCACTTGTAGTAGCAGGGTGGCACAGGATGGGATACACATACCATGATAAATCCTTCATCTCGGCCGAGCTCGAGAGGCACATCCGTAAACTACATGCCATTGTTGGAAATGCAGTCACTGATGGAAGACGCATTCTTTTTGGTGCTGGCTCCTCTCAACTCCTTATCGCTGCGGTCTACGCCTTGTCCCCGGTTAATTCCTCTTCACCTGCTGCAAGGGTTGTAGTCTCAACCCCTTACTATCAGCTTTACAAGATGCAAGCAGAAGTTTTCAACTCTGTGGAATTCAAGTTTGAAGGAGATACCTCATTATGGATGAACAATTCAGATCCTAATGTGAATTTCATTGAGTTTGTAACTGCACCCAATAATCCTGATGGAAAACTGAATGAGGCAGTTCTTCATAGCTCTTACGCCAAGGCGATTCATGATCGCGCTTACTATTGGCCTCATTTTACAGGCATTCCTGCTCCAGCAGATGATGATCTCATGATATTTACCATCTCCAAGCTCACCGGTCATGCTGGCTCTCGATTCGG ATGGGCAATGGTGAAGGACAGAGCTGTGTATGAAAGAATGGTACAGTATATGCAAATAAATACGATGGGTGTTTCGCGTGATTCTcaattaagaacactaaagctTCTGAGAGTGGTTCTTGAAAGGGAAGCAAGAGATTTGTTCGATTTCGGTTACAAGACAATGAGTAGTCGCTGGGAAACCCTAAGCAAGACGATATCAATGTCGAAACGTTTCTCTCTTCAAGAAATCCGTCCTGAAAATTGCACCTATTTCGACAGAATCAGAGAAGCTTCACCAG GTTATGCATGGTTGAAATGTGAgaggaatgaagaaaaaaattgttaCAGAGTCCTGAAAGCAGGCAATATCACAGGTCGAGCGGGTAAAGTTTTCGGTGCAGAAGATCGCTATGTACGACTCAGCCTCCTCAGAAGCCAAGACGATTTCGATGTAATGCTGCACCATCTCAACAAACTGGTCTTGGAGGAAGGTGGTTCCAAGACTATGTAG